The proteins below are encoded in one region of Planctopirus limnophila DSM 3776:
- the cas3g gene encoding type I-G CRISPR-associated helicase/endonuclease Cas3g, giving the protein MFDFSAKFEQLTGSPPFPWQAALFERMTTGKEVDIPSVCHIPTGLGKTSIIAIWLLALARRPNDLPTRLAYVVNRRTVVDQTTTEVERIKKNLSAANLGIRDLMISTLRGQFADNREWSKNPALPAVISGTVDMIGSRLLFSGYGVGFKARPLHAGFLGQDTLLVHDEAHLEPAFQKLLESIMSEQQRERSTSDVPWRPLQVMQLSATIRSDDDKSSQKSPPFGLSPSDEKHPVVKQRLQATKTMTLQEVADEKKPLVEAVVARALELRDSNRTVIIFLRKLDHVESVQGELEKKKLSVQFLTGTQRGYERQQMADPTSPTGCPIFARFLPPPKANDSQSPSWKVTPAAGTVYLICTSAGEVGVNLSADHLICDLSTYESMAQRFGRVNRFGDRDDSSIHVIYPSTFTGEDVFSPPREKTLLLLRQLEGDASPAALSKLYNARSEEVHQAFTPLPTILPATDILFDTWALTSIKGELPGRPPVEPYLHGIETWEPPQTTIAWREEVDLLNAEVLKEHPPEQLLEEFPLLPHELVVNTSERAFKHLAKLAERHPETIVWMIDRKEKLTLVPLKEVANKDRKERIEHCTILLPPSIGGLNSGLLDGDSEAPALDVSCKSPTSENKQRSRLRVTEDELPSFLKQTREMRVVRQIVLEVDESDTTTPVSQVNTQESSTLDDLETESTTSPANGKIWLWLATPARTGLGTLGSKAPIGLQHHVDDVVRETEQILKELKLPEKLKAAVRLAAKYHDEGKRRPFFQMMLGNRNFPDVLLAKSQTGTGRITETYRHEFGSLRDITHDAEFNALEPHDQDIVLHLIAAHHGRARPHFSADEAFDPFALESESIAFATEIPRRFARLQRHYGRWGLAYLESILRAADYAASAHPSSREEPVHE; this is encoded by the coding sequence ATGTTTGATTTCAGCGCCAAATTCGAACAACTGACTGGCAGCCCACCTTTCCCGTGGCAAGCAGCTCTTTTCGAAAGAATGACCACCGGCAAGGAGGTCGATATCCCTTCCGTTTGCCACATTCCCACGGGATTAGGCAAAACCTCGATCATTGCCATCTGGTTGCTGGCTCTTGCCAGACGACCGAATGACCTTCCCACACGCCTGGCTTATGTCGTCAACCGCCGCACAGTCGTCGATCAGACAACGACCGAAGTGGAACGCATTAAGAAAAATCTCTCTGCGGCGAACCTCGGCATCCGCGATCTGATGATCAGCACATTAAGAGGGCAGTTTGCCGATAATCGGGAGTGGTCGAAGAATCCCGCCTTACCCGCTGTCATCTCTGGCACTGTGGATATGATCGGCAGTCGGCTCCTCTTCTCCGGCTACGGTGTTGGCTTTAAGGCGCGGCCACTCCATGCCGGTTTTCTCGGACAGGACACACTGTTAGTTCACGATGAAGCGCACCTGGAACCAGCTTTCCAGAAACTGCTTGAATCGATCATGAGTGAGCAGCAGCGAGAACGATCGACCTCGGATGTTCCCTGGCGACCGCTGCAAGTCATGCAACTTTCAGCCACCATCCGTTCGGATGATGACAAAAGCAGCCAGAAATCGCCCCCCTTCGGGCTCAGCCCGTCGGATGAAAAACATCCGGTTGTGAAACAGCGTCTTCAAGCCACTAAGACCATGACCTTGCAGGAAGTCGCTGATGAGAAAAAACCTCTCGTGGAGGCCGTTGTCGCTCGCGCTCTCGAACTTCGGGATTCAAATCGCACAGTGATTATCTTCCTTCGCAAACTTGACCATGTTGAAAGTGTTCAAGGAGAACTCGAAAAGAAGAAACTTTCGGTACAATTTCTGACAGGGACACAGCGAGGTTACGAACGTCAGCAGATGGCCGATCCGACATCACCCACCGGCTGCCCGATCTTCGCCCGCTTTCTGCCCCCCCCCAAAGCCAATGACTCGCAAAGTCCATCGTGGAAGGTAACGCCTGCAGCAGGGACTGTTTACCTCATCTGTACCAGTGCCGGTGAGGTGGGTGTCAATCTCTCTGCCGACCATCTCATTTGTGATCTTTCCACCTATGAAAGTATGGCCCAGCGCTTCGGCCGCGTAAATCGGTTCGGCGATCGTGACGACAGTTCGATTCACGTGATCTATCCCTCGACATTCACCGGCGAAGATGTATTTAGCCCACCACGGGAAAAGACACTTCTGCTCCTTCGGCAACTTGAAGGCGATGCCAGCCCGGCGGCTCTATCGAAGCTTTACAATGCACGATCAGAAGAGGTTCATCAAGCATTCACCCCGCTTCCGACCATACTTCCCGCAACCGATATTCTCTTTGATACCTGGGCACTGACATCCATCAAGGGAGAACTCCCGGGGAGACCACCCGTCGAACCTTACCTCCATGGAATTGAAACCTGGGAGCCACCACAAACCACCATCGCGTGGCGCGAGGAAGTCGATCTCCTGAATGCAGAAGTTCTCAAAGAGCACCCTCCCGAACAATTGCTCGAAGAGTTTCCCTTATTGCCTCATGAACTCGTCGTCAATACCAGCGAGCGCGCGTTCAAGCATCTGGCAAAGCTGGCCGAACGACATCCCGAAACCATCGTGTGGATGATCGACCGCAAAGAGAAACTCACGCTCGTCCCACTGAAGGAAGTAGCCAACAAGGATCGCAAGGAACGCATTGAACACTGCACCATCCTCCTGCCACCTTCGATTGGCGGCCTGAACAGTGGCCTCCTCGATGGCGACTCTGAAGCACCTGCACTTGATGTCTCCTGCAAATCACCGACCTCAGAAAACAAGCAACGCTCACGACTGCGGGTTACAGAAGATGAACTCCCATCTTTCCTCAAACAAACTAGGGAGATGCGAGTCGTTCGACAGATCGTGCTGGAAGTGGATGAATCGGATACGACCACGCCCGTATCACAAGTTAATACCCAGGAATCATCGACGCTTGATGATCTGGAAACCGAGTCAACCACTTCACCCGCGAACGGAAAAATCTGGCTCTGGCTGGCAACCCCTGCTCGAACAGGCTTAGGAACGCTGGGTTCAAAGGCACCCATCGGGTTGCAACACCATGTGGACGATGTCGTGCGTGAAACAGAACAGATTCTCAAAGAATTGAAGCTCCCTGAGAAGTTGAAGGCTGCTGTCCGCTTGGCTGCGAAGTATCACGATGAAGGCAAACGAAGACCTTTCTTTCAGATGATGCTGGGAAATCGAAATTTTCCCGATGTTCTGTTGGCCAAGTCTCAGACCGGCACTGGGCGAATTACAGAAACTTATCGTCACGAATTCGGTTCACTCAGAGATATCACACATGATGCGGAATTCAACGCATTGGAGCCCCATGATCAAGATATCGTGCTTCATTTGATTGCTGCCCACCATGGCCGGGCCAGGCCTCATTTTTCGGCTGATGAAGCCTTTGATCCTTTTGCGCTGGAGAGTGAATCCATCGCTTTCGCTACAGAAATCCCCCGTCGCTTTGCAAGGTTACAACGCCACTACGGCCGCTGGGGTCTGGCTTATCTGGAATCGATCTTAAGGGCAGCCGATTACGCCGCCAGTGCTCACCCTTCTTCACGCGAGGAGCCTGTTCATGAGTAA
- a CDS encoding DUF6288 domain-containing protein: MQIRLNVLVLTVLFAVAGSCVAADQKHDWNLGATGLRGWIRCDKLVTSDAREIRITKVEKGSPAEGVLQVGDVILGVGSKPFSHDPRTEMGQALTLAESEAGQGHLTLTRSRNGRTDEVVVQLPILGTYSATAPYNCPKSKLILEQGCSELARRMATPDYAQHLDPIPRSLNALALLASGDPSFLPLIQKEAQWAASYRNEGMATWYYGYVTMFLAEYKIATGDDSVMPDLKRLALEAAQGQSAVGSWGHGFAKPDGRLGGYGMMNSPGLPLTISLVLAREAGVKDPALDLAIERSMKLLRFYVGKGAIPYGDHHPWIETHEDNGKCGMAAVLFNILGESKGAEFFSHMSLASHGPERDCGHTGNFFNILWAMPGVAQAGPNATGAWMKEYGNWYFDLARRWDHSYLHQGPPEPGSDSYADWDSTGSYLLAYAMPLKKIYLTGKKPGTVTELDATAAQSLIVDGRGWDNKDRKSFYDSLSDEQLIERLESWSPVVRERAAMAMGRRKNPPVTRLIEMLDSPSLDTRYGACQALIFLRKRGAPAVDTLQKTLQHPDLWLRIKAAEALAAIGAPATKAVPQLLELLAQVDRINDPRGMQQRYLSFALFDDDGMLGRSLDGVDRPALYKAVRAGLKNEDGRARGSIGSVYRHLSLEEIKPLLPAIYEAIIQPAPSGEMFADGIRVEGLRLLSQHHIEEGMHALVTYTRDQNPWASEQRTPELMEILLTYGSHAKAVIPELTQIANYFEKDEKDFPRHLMRMKAKCVRETITAIKASQASPQLVRIAANSEAKPLKVFILAGQSNMEGHGVVSMDGKRDYNGGKGNLVWSMKHSQSAEKLKRLKNEKGEWVIRDDVQISFKVDDKVRKGGLTIGYTGYGGSSHIGPELGFGFVMGDYLDEPVLLIKTAWGGKSLFVDFRPPSSGGQVGPYYTKMVEEVRAALAELGDQKYEIAGFVWQQGWNDMCEKPAIAEYAQNLVNLVKDLRKEFDSPNLPVVVGELGNGGPVTSGDMFEFRKAQEQGTGQINNALFIKTTDFARPAELSPNTTHGHHWFGNAESYFLIGEALGEGMKQLLKESAPNR; the protein is encoded by the coding sequence ATGCAAATCAGACTTAATGTCCTCGTGCTCACGGTCTTATTTGCAGTGGCTGGCTCGTGCGTGGCTGCCGACCAAAAGCATGACTGGAATCTCGGTGCCACGGGCCTCCGCGGCTGGATCCGTTGTGACAAACTGGTCACTTCCGATGCCCGCGAGATCAGGATCACCAAAGTGGAGAAAGGGTCTCCCGCTGAAGGTGTTCTCCAAGTTGGCGACGTGATTCTCGGCGTCGGCAGCAAGCCGTTTTCCCATGACCCACGCACCGAAATGGGCCAAGCACTCACTCTGGCAGAATCTGAAGCCGGCCAGGGCCACCTGACTCTCACCCGTTCACGCAATGGTCGCACAGACGAGGTTGTGGTCCAGCTCCCCATCCTCGGAACCTACAGCGCGACCGCTCCCTACAATTGCCCGAAATCGAAGCTCATTCTTGAACAAGGTTGCAGCGAACTCGCCCGGCGGATGGCCACTCCCGATTATGCTCAGCATCTCGATCCCATTCCCCGATCACTCAATGCCCTCGCTCTGTTGGCCAGCGGAGACCCAAGCTTCCTGCCACTCATTCAGAAAGAAGCCCAGTGGGCCGCCAGCTACCGCAACGAAGGCATGGCGACCTGGTATTACGGCTACGTCACGATGTTCCTTGCAGAATACAAGATCGCCACGGGCGATGATTCCGTGATGCCTGACTTAAAGCGACTCGCACTCGAAGCCGCCCAGGGGCAAAGTGCGGTCGGCTCATGGGGTCATGGTTTCGCTAAGCCCGATGGTCGTCTCGGCGGCTATGGCATGATGAACTCTCCCGGTCTGCCGCTGACAATCTCACTGGTGTTGGCTCGCGAGGCAGGCGTCAAAGATCCTGCTCTCGATCTCGCGATTGAGCGCAGTATGAAACTGCTCCGCTTTTATGTCGGCAAAGGTGCCATTCCCTATGGCGACCATCATCCCTGGATTGAGACTCACGAGGATAACGGCAAATGCGGTATGGCCGCCGTCTTATTTAACATACTGGGGGAATCCAAAGGGGCCGAGTTCTTCTCGCACATGAGCCTTGCCTCCCACGGACCGGAGCGTGATTGCGGACATACGGGCAACTTCTTCAACATCCTCTGGGCCATGCCCGGCGTTGCTCAAGCCGGACCAAACGCGACTGGTGCCTGGATGAAGGAATATGGAAACTGGTACTTCGACCTCGCACGCCGCTGGGATCACAGCTACCTGCATCAAGGCCCGCCCGAACCGGGAAGCGATAGCTACGCAGATTGGGATAGCACGGGCAGCTATCTGCTGGCCTACGCCATGCCGCTAAAGAAGATTTACCTCACTGGAAAAAAGCCGGGTACAGTGACCGAACTCGACGCCACCGCCGCCCAATCGCTGATTGTTGATGGGCGTGGCTGGGATAACAAAGATCGCAAAAGTTTCTACGATTCACTCAGCGATGAACAACTGATTGAGCGTCTGGAAAGTTGGTCGCCCGTCGTGCGCGAGCGCGCTGCCATGGCTATGGGACGCCGCAAGAACCCTCCCGTCACGCGCTTGATCGAGATGCTCGACTCTCCAAGTCTCGATACTCGCTATGGTGCCTGCCAGGCGTTGATCTTCCTCCGCAAACGCGGAGCACCTGCCGTCGATACCCTCCAGAAGACCTTGCAGCATCCAGACCTCTGGCTCCGCATCAAAGCGGCTGAAGCACTGGCTGCCATCGGTGCCCCTGCCACAAAAGCTGTCCCTCAACTCCTCGAACTGCTCGCTCAGGTCGATCGAATCAACGACCCTCGCGGCATGCAGCAGCGATATCTCTCCTTCGCTCTGTTTGATGATGACGGCATGCTCGGCCGCTCGCTGGATGGTGTTGATCGCCCGGCACTCTACAAAGCCGTGCGTGCAGGCCTCAAGAACGAAGATGGTCGTGCTCGCGGCAGCATTGGTTCCGTCTATCGACACCTCTCACTTGAAGAAATCAAGCCTCTCCTCCCTGCCATCTACGAGGCCATCATCCAGCCCGCCCCCAGCGGTGAAATGTTCGCCGATGGAATTCGCGTCGAAGGTCTGCGCCTCCTCTCGCAGCACCACATCGAAGAAGGCATGCACGCTCTCGTCACCTATACTCGCGATCAAAATCCCTGGGCCAGTGAACAACGCACTCCCGAACTTATGGAGATCCTCCTCACCTATGGTTCCCATGCCAAAGCCGTCATTCCGGAACTGACTCAAATCGCGAACTACTTCGAGAAGGACGAAAAAGACTTTCCCAGGCATCTCATGCGCATGAAGGCCAAGTGCGTCCGAGAAACGATCACTGCGATTAAAGCCTCCCAGGCATCCCCGCAACTTGTCCGCATTGCCGCCAACTCCGAAGCGAAGCCTCTCAAGGTCTTCATCCTCGCCGGTCAATCCAACATGGAAGGGCACGGCGTGGTCTCGATGGATGGAAAGAGAGACTACAACGGCGGCAAAGGAAACCTCGTCTGGTCGATGAAACACTCCCAGAGCGCCGAAAAACTCAAACGCCTGAAAAACGAAAAGGGCGAATGGGTCATCCGCGATGATGTGCAGATCTCCTTCAAGGTCGACGATAAGGTCCGCAAAGGGGGGCTGACAATAGGCTATACCGGCTATGGCGGCAGCAGCCACATCGGGCCCGAGTTGGGGTTTGGTTTTGTGATGGGTGACTACCTTGACGAACCCGTCCTGCTGATCAAAACCGCCTGGGGCGGCAAAAGCCTCTTCGTCGATTTCAGGCCTCCCAGTTCCGGCGGCCAGGTCGGGCCTTATTACACAAAGATGGTCGAAGAAGTCCGTGCCGCTCTCGCTGAGCTGGGCGATCAGAAGTACGAAATCGCCGGATTTGTCTGGCAACAGGGCTGGAACGATATGTGCGAAAAGCCAGCGATTGCCGAGTACGCACAGAATCTCGTCAACCTCGTCAAAGATCTCCGTAAAGAATTCGATTCGCCAAACCTGCCGGTCGTCGTGGGCGAGCTCGGCAACGGGGGCCCTGTCACCAGCGGCGATATGTTCGAGTTCCGAAAAGCGCAGGAGCAGGGGACCGGGCAAATCAACAATGCCCTCTTCATCAAAACCACCGACTTCGCACGCCCAGCCGAACTCTCCCCCAACACCACCCACGGACACCACTGGTTCGGCAATGCCGAAAGCTACTTCCTCATTGGTGAAGCACTCGGCGAAGGAATGAAACAACTACTGAAAGAATCCGCTCCGAACCGGTAA
- the cas8g2 gene encoding type I-G CRISPR-associated protein Cas8g2, giving the protein MSNDQPGIRVDVDVTNPGQFFACCGLLELADRLWPGAEGWFEPGSRTFNINCVGTLQTLVISLHEAKLVSTMTAPQRRRLEELSSLKAKELKEQPSLENEKKELEKLRRESPLVLLAPFSIRLDWFEDEFSGGGRFKTWAGQQSVESISTSMKHALSTFTWWPHPPKTLLDEISHENGLGFNFDSHVSSQGSALDVGFSLDSLSTNSTTRITVGARPYQEFLTFVGLQRFRPLEVSNENRFLYQAWTTPLNPLLAAGVTSCTIDAIAHLTFEFRLLYRTKYLKSFLNATPYSGATNVLV; this is encoded by the coding sequence ATGAGTAACGATCAACCCGGAATTCGCGTTGATGTGGACGTAACCAACCCCGGCCAATTCTTCGCCTGCTGCGGCTTACTGGAACTCGCCGACCGCCTCTGGCCCGGTGCCGAAGGCTGGTTTGAACCGGGAAGTCGCACATTTAACATTAACTGCGTCGGGACGCTCCAGACTCTCGTGATATCACTGCACGAAGCAAAGTTGGTAAGCACCATGACGGCACCGCAGCGTCGTCGACTCGAAGAGCTATCTTCCCTCAAAGCAAAAGAGTTGAAGGAACAGCCATCACTGGAAAACGAGAAAAAGGAACTTGAAAAACTGCGTAGAGAATCGCCTCTAGTGTTGCTGGCTCCATTTTCAATCCGACTTGACTGGTTTGAAGATGAATTCTCTGGGGGTGGTCGATTCAAGACATGGGCTGGCCAGCAATCAGTGGAATCAATTTCAACATCCATGAAACACGCACTGAGCACTTTTACTTGGTGGCCACACCCTCCGAAGACACTGCTGGACGAAATCTCTCACGAAAATGGATTGGGCTTCAACTTTGATTCCCATGTAAGTAGCCAAGGATCTGCTCTTGATGTTGGTTTCAGCCTTGATTCACTGTCTACAAACTCGACGACCAGAATTACCGTAGGTGCCAGACCATACCAGGAATTTCTTACATTCGTCGGCCTTCAGCGGTTTCGACCATTAGAAGTCTCCAACGAGAACCGGTTCTTGTATCAAGCTTGGACAACTCCACTCAACCCACTTCTGGCGGCTGGAGTTACCTCTTGCACCATTGACGCGATTGCGCACCTGACATTCGAGTTTCGACTCTTGTATCGAACTAAGTATCTGAAGAGTTTTCTAAACGCCACACCCTATTCTGGAGCGACAAATGTCCTTGTCTAA
- the cas7g gene encoding type I-G CRISPR-associated RAMP protein Csb1/Cas7g codes for MSLSKKIDEFLSLNGPAALVIREHLTPVEGEDGVLFPPTYAAQKSGEPGGYNIDTDAQGQSICLIDSVGAQANRIEPMFEEEPYSSLVPQIVVKAGEKEVSIFEAGHRAGDALVRCSELQQTLQDAFKSVLKGDAEPLAKIAPTSLVFGVWDSRDTQAKLPRIIGSTIRAYDVSRLKRSAQFNPATEYVNEGLLPEPADKTAKDAFAERGFIHVPATGSHGGIIAHGGIRRDATLALTAIRRLFAGKDDAKTLKLRRYILGLSLVAFTKNPAGDLRQGCNLVLDPSKPREFVEVLPTGERKPVTFTHEDALAFAQQAAHDFGVGESRVVPFDKQRALKDVSPKDKEEKKSKPKAAKS; via the coding sequence ATGTCCTTGTCTAAGAAAATTGATGAGTTTCTGTCATTGAATGGCCCTGCCGCATTGGTGATTCGCGAGCACCTGACGCCCGTCGAGGGCGAAGATGGTGTGCTATTTCCTCCAACTTATGCCGCCCAAAAGTCTGGCGAACCCGGCGGATACAACATCGACACAGATGCACAAGGGCAGTCGATTTGTCTCATCGACAGTGTCGGTGCTCAGGCTAATCGCATCGAACCGATGTTCGAAGAAGAACCTTACTCGTCCCTCGTTCCACAAATTGTCGTCAAGGCGGGTGAAAAGGAAGTCAGTATTTTTGAAGCTGGTCATCGGGCGGGTGACGCACTCGTTCGCTGTTCGGAACTTCAGCAGACTTTACAGGATGCCTTTAAGTCTGTTCTCAAAGGTGATGCCGAGCCACTCGCCAAGATCGCACCCACTTCCTTAGTCTTCGGCGTCTGGGATTCACGCGACACCCAGGCCAAACTTCCACGTATCATTGGCTCGACCATCCGCGCTTATGATGTGAGCAGACTCAAGCGCTCCGCCCAGTTCAATCCTGCAACAGAGTATGTCAACGAAGGCTTACTCCCTGAGCCAGCGGATAAAACGGCCAAAGATGCTTTTGCTGAACGAGGATTTATCCATGTTCCAGCCACAGGCTCCCATGGCGGCATCATTGCCCACGGCGGTATTCGTCGCGATGCAACATTAGCACTCACAGCTATTCGCCGCCTCTTCGCAGGCAAGGATGACGCAAAGACGCTCAAACTCCGCCGCTACATTCTTGGCCTCTCCCTCGTCGCCTTTACTAAGAATCCTGCGGGTGACTTGCGACAGGGCTGCAATCTGGTGCTGGATCCTTCCAAACCACGAGAATTTGTTGAAGTCCTGCCGACGGGAGAACGAAAACCCGTCACATTCACCCATGAAGACGCACTGGCGTTCGCCCAGCAGGCCGCCCACGATTTCGGCGTCGGCGAAAGCCGGGTTGTCCCCTTCGACAAGCAGCGGGCACTCAAGGATGTCAGCCCCAAGGACAAGGAAGAGAAAAAGTCTAAGCCGAAAGCCGCCAAGTCTTGA
- the csb2 gene encoding type I-G CRISPR-associated protein Csb2, giving the protein MSYLCLTVRLHQPLFHGQRDGGEPEWPPSPLRLYQSLVAAAAAQTPDGDPMAVAGDALQWLERQPAPAIIAAKSRLSVTPYRMYVPNNTADLAASSWSRGATDTITARVEKDIRPLHLIRPADLTEPVLHYLYDIGEAPFPYLEILGRLARSITHLGWGIDQAFGNATLHATMPASQAGEELWLPVIDPTATQLRVPIKGSLLALSAKHGAFLNRLKQDLFHPVPPLTAFQLKGYRPDSLRQAQPFAAFQILTIDGSRMRLFDTTQKSLVVAGMLRHLAGQAAQESRWSDAKISSVIFGHATLRNSNGNQERHVHQHNPQRQESQDIVGPDRLAYLPLPSIEFRGQGLSVGSVRRVLITTFGQGCFEEVAWTRRALNGRDLISEHNGHATGMMASIPNSEKMVQRYTNAANTWATVTPVILPGRDDRNPRKAEKLIRKALLQAGFTEFLAQNAELELRNVSFWPGSDLASHFRVPKHLEAYPRYHVRLKWPALGQEPLKLPGVLCIGGGRHYGLGLFAAERVSE; this is encoded by the coding sequence GTGTCGTATCTCTGTTTGACTGTCCGACTTCATCAACCGCTCTTCCATGGCCAGCGGGATGGTGGTGAGCCAGAGTGGCCTCCTTCACCTCTGCGTCTTTATCAGAGCCTTGTCGCTGCAGCGGCAGCACAAACACCGGATGGTGACCCGATGGCAGTGGCCGGAGACGCCTTACAATGGCTGGAACGGCAGCCTGCACCGGCGATTATCGCTGCCAAGAGTCGGCTTTCCGTGACTCCGTATCGGATGTATGTCCCCAACAATACGGCTGATCTGGCGGCTTCCTCCTGGTCACGCGGAGCCACCGATACCATCACCGCCAGGGTTGAAAAGGATATCCGGCCGCTTCATCTCATTCGGCCAGCTGATCTCACAGAACCGGTTCTTCACTATCTTTATGATATCGGTGAGGCTCCTTTTCCCTACCTGGAGATTCTTGGGAGGCTGGCACGTTCGATTACACACCTCGGGTGGGGGATCGATCAGGCCTTTGGAAATGCCACGCTTCACGCGACCATGCCTGCGTCTCAAGCGGGCGAAGAACTGTGGTTACCAGTCATTGACCCGACAGCCACTCAACTCCGAGTCCCTATCAAAGGCTCGTTGCTCGCACTTTCGGCCAAGCACGGGGCCTTTTTGAATCGATTGAAACAGGATCTTTTTCACCCTGTTCCCCCACTCACTGCTTTTCAACTCAAGGGATATCGCCCGGATTCTCTGAGACAGGCCCAACCATTTGCGGCCTTTCAAATTCTCACGATCGACGGTTCGCGGATGCGACTGTTCGATACCACTCAAAAATCTCTGGTTGTCGCGGGTATGCTCCGCCATCTTGCTGGGCAGGCCGCTCAAGAATCCCGCTGGTCTGATGCCAAGATTAGCAGCGTGATTTTTGGTCACGCCACTCTCCGCAATTCCAATGGAAATCAAGAGCGGCATGTTCATCAGCACAACCCGCAACGGCAGGAAAGCCAGGATATTGTTGGCCCGGATCGACTCGCCTACCTGCCTCTTCCCTCAATCGAGTTTCGTGGCCAGGGTTTATCTGTCGGCAGTGTTCGTCGAGTCCTGATCACGACGTTTGGTCAAGGTTGTTTTGAAGAAGTCGCCTGGACTCGAAGAGCCTTGAATGGTCGCGATCTGATCAGTGAACACAATGGGCATGCCACGGGAATGATGGCTTCGATCCCAAACTCTGAGAAAATGGTTCAACGCTACACAAATGCAGCCAATACCTGGGCAACGGTCACGCCGGTCATCCTCCCCGGGCGTGATGATCGCAATCCACGCAAGGCAGAAAAGCTCATTCGAAAAGCACTGTTGCAGGCAGGTTTTACTGAATTTCTTGCTCAGAATGCCGAGTTAGAATTGCGCAATGTTTCGTTCTGGCCAGGTAGTGACCTCGCCTCCCATTTTCGAGTTCCCAAGCATCTCGAAGCTTATCCTCGATACCACGTTCGGCTGAAATGGCCCGCCTTGGGGCAGGAACCTCTCAAACTCCCCGGAGTTCTCTGCATCGGAGGTGGCCGCCACTATGGGCTGGGGTTGTTTGCTGCGGAGAGGGTGAGTGAGTGA